The Paenibacillus sp. FSL R7-0204 genome includes a region encoding these proteins:
- a CDS encoding M23 family metallopeptidase, protein MNEQDKIKSTHDESLKNKQGDSGAKPSSWSRLLSKRWVFPAVYTAAAALILTLVWVYQDAGQKPLNPDNAAVVSQGEAGSKTGAANGDPEALEVVASAESLVWPVASPSEVEVVKPYYDENGTEENHIAAMVQYNNTFVTNTGIDIAREDNKTFDVKAALSGEVTRVEDVAVLGKVIEITSPGDLKTVYQSLGETKVKQGDEVKQGDTLATAGRNEMEKGLGNHVHFEVHEDGKIVNPSDLLPQR, encoded by the coding sequence ATGAATGAACAAGACAAAATCAAATCAACCCATGATGAATCTCTCAAAAACAAGCAGGGAGATTCAGGCGCCAAGCCTTCTTCATGGAGCAGACTGTTATCCAAACGGTGGGTATTCCCGGCAGTCTACACGGCGGCAGCGGCACTTATACTAACCTTGGTGTGGGTCTATCAGGATGCCGGCCAGAAGCCGCTGAATCCCGACAACGCCGCGGTAGTATCCCAAGGTGAGGCCGGCAGCAAAACCGGAGCCGCAAACGGTGATCCCGAAGCCCTGGAAGTTGTCGCATCAGCCGAAAGCCTGGTCTGGCCTGTAGCTAGCCCGAGTGAAGTGGAAGTGGTCAAACCGTACTACGATGAGAACGGCACGGAAGAGAATCATATTGCGGCGATGGTGCAGTACAACAATACCTTTGTCACCAACACCGGAATTGATATTGCCCGTGAGGACAACAAGACGTTTGATGTGAAGGCGGCGCTCAGCGGTGAAGTTACCAGAGTGGAAGATGTTGCTGTACTGGGTAAGGTAATTGAGATTACCTCCCCCGGCGATCTGAAGACGGTCTATCAGAGCCTGGGTGAAACCAAAGTGAAGCAGGGCGACGAAGTGAAGCAGGGCGATACACTGGCTACAGCGGGACGCAATGAGATGGAGAAGGGTCTTGGCAACCATGTGCACTTTGAAGTGCATGAGGACGGCAAGATTGTGAATCCTTCGGATCTGCTTCCGCAGCGCTAA
- the spoIID gene encoding stage II sporulation protein D — MKELINLRRILKRPRSVARVRRRGAHPLRRLAPAAWLAAPLLAALLLPLAVVPQRGGQQPPSPPAVPQATAAPAPPALAAAEAPQPEVSVYLSRSGQIETLPLEEYVSGVLAAEMPVEFELEALKAQAVAARTFIARRLAAGDHSGVPVPEADVSDTVSHQAYVSKAVLERDWASGSKRAGLAKIRRAVLETRGTIMTYQGQPITASFFASSGGYTENSEEYWNAAVPYLRSVASPWELQITPNLAVSYTFSNSELRSKLGLGTKELPVSASLGASGKATPVSSQSSTSLPAEVLSLTAGHRIKQISIGGKVFTGREVREKLGLRSSQFTWKRQAGKVQITTYGNGHGVGMSQWGANGMAKQGKTATQILKHYYSGVSFTGISTLLKK, encoded by the coding sequence ATGAAAGAGTTAATCAACCTGCGGCGCATCCTGAAGCGTCCGCGCAGCGTAGCGCGCGTGCGGCGGCGCGGCGCACACCCGCTGCGGCGGCTGGCCCCCGCCGCCTGGCTGGCAGCGCCCCTGCTGGCGGCGCTGCTGCTACCGCTGGCTGTTGTCCCGCAGCGCGGGGGACAACAGCCGCCGTCGCCCCCGGCCGTGCCCCAGGCCACGGCCGCTCCGGCGCCGCCGGCACTGGCTGCCGCAGAGGCGCCGCAGCCGGAGGTCTCCGTCTATTTGTCGCGAAGCGGACAAATCGAGACCCTGCCGCTGGAGGAATACGTCAGCGGCGTACTGGCGGCCGAGATGCCGGTCGAATTTGAGCTCGAAGCGCTCAAGGCGCAGGCCGTAGCGGCCCGCACGTTCATTGCCCGCCGTCTGGCCGCCGGCGACCACAGCGGGGTACCCGTTCCCGAAGCGGATGTGAGCGATACGGTAAGCCATCAGGCTTACGTATCGAAGGCCGTGCTGGAACGGGACTGGGCGTCCGGCAGCAAGCGCGCCGGCCTGGCGAAGATCCGCCGCGCGGTCTTGGAGACGCGCGGGACCATTATGACCTATCAGGGGCAGCCGATCACGGCTTCCTTCTTCGCCTCCAGCGGAGGATATACCGAGAACTCCGAGGAGTACTGGAATGCTGCGGTCCCCTACCTGCGCAGTGTAGCCAGCCCCTGGGAGCTGCAGATCACCCCGAACCTGGCGGTAAGCTACACCTTCAGCAATTCGGAGCTGCGCAGCAAGCTGGGCCTTGGAACCAAGGAGCTTCCGGTGTCAGCCAGTCTGGGAGCTTCGGGCAAGGCAACGCCAGTCTCCTCTCAGTCCTCTACCAGCTTGCCAGCGGAGGTATTGTCACTTACAGCCGGCCACCGGATCAAACAGATCTCTATCGGAGGGAAGGTGTTTACCGGGCGGGAAGTGAGAGAGAAGCTGGGGCTGCGCTCGAGCCAGTTCACCTGGAAGCGTCAAGCGGGGAAGGTGCAGATTACCACGTATGGTAACGGCCACGGTGTCGGCATGAGCCAGTGGGGGGCGAACGGAATGGCGAAGCAGGGGAAGACGGCCACACAGATTCTCAAACACTACTACAGCGGGGTCTCTTTTACCGGAATCTCAACTCTCCTGAAAAAATAA
- a CDS encoding flagellar hook-basal body protein, giving the protein MLRGLYTAAAGMVTQQRRHDTATQNLVNLNTTGYKQVDSVSHAFPEVLVTAMNGGAAKTVGRINTGVFAEQSVSQYLQGDLIESGKSVDFALSTDLQVPDPENPGTNLAFDGSGKYISPDGEVIYRPQAFFTVQDNEGNNLYTRNGSFTVAPTGEVLSSGGFKVLDSNGNPLRLTGPQDNLKVDGQGNLINNATGQPSGTRIGISVITRPQELVRDGNGVFHAADAEAADIRFSNGTDILQVRQGYLENSNVDATQVTVDMNAAYRAYEANQKVIQFYDSSLQKAVNEVGRV; this is encoded by the coding sequence ATGCTCAGAGGATTATATACAGCCGCAGCAGGAATGGTGACGCAGCAGCGCAGACATGATACGGCGACGCAGAACTTGGTCAATTTAAATACTACGGGGTACAAGCAGGTCGACAGTGTCAGCCACGCTTTTCCCGAGGTGCTGGTCACCGCGATGAACGGGGGCGCTGCTAAGACTGTCGGACGGATCAATACCGGGGTTTTTGCCGAGCAGTCCGTCTCCCAATACCTGCAGGGCGACCTCATTGAGAGCGGCAAAAGCGTAGACTTTGCGCTGTCTACCGATCTGCAGGTCCCAGACCCGGAGAATCCGGGTACCAATCTTGCTTTTGACGGCTCGGGAAAATATATCAGTCCGGATGGCGAGGTTATTTACCGGCCCCAGGCGTTCTTTACGGTTCAAGATAATGAAGGCAATAATTTATATACACGTAACGGAAGCTTTACAGTTGCTCCTACAGGGGAAGTGCTTAGTTCTGGCGGATTCAAGGTGCTCGACAGTAACGGCAATCCACTGCGATTGACAGGGCCCCAGGATAACCTTAAAGTGGACGGGCAGGGGAATCTGATTAACAATGCAACCGGGCAGCCTTCAGGCACCCGGATCGGAATCAGCGTCATCACAAGACCGCAGGAGCTGGTGCGCGACGGTAATGGTGTTTTCCATGCTGCTGATGCTGAGGCTGCAGACATCCGCTTTTCTAATGGAACGGATATTCTGCAGGTCCGGCAGGGCTACCTTGAGAACTCTAATGTGGATGCCACTCAGGTCACTGTGGATATGAACGCCGCTTACCGCGCTTATGAAGCGAATCAGAAAGTGATCCAGTTCTACGACAGCAGCCTGCAGAAGGCCGTGAATGAAGTCGGCCGGGTATAG
- the murA gene encoding UDP-N-acetylglucosamine 1-carboxyvinyltransferase: MSKFIVRGGNRLTGSVKVSGAKNSVLPIIAASLLAEEGVSVIVDAPPLDDVMTINKVLESLGAGITYQNDVIEVDATNITSCEAPYEWVRKMRASFLVMGPLLSRMGHTRISLPGGCAIGTRPIDQHLKGFEALGAEISLGQGYIDAKSNGRLRGAKIYLDVASVGATENIMMAAALAEGTTVIENAAKEPEIVDLANYLNGMGGIVRGAGTGVIRIEGVERMHGVRHHVIPDRIEAGTYMAAAAITGGDVYVEGAIADHLGPVIAKMEEMGVTIIPDENGVRVISDKPLKAVDLKTLPYPGFPTDMQSQMMALLLRSEGTSVVTETVFENRFMHVDEFHNMNAEIKIEGRSAIVTGNASLVGAKVCATDLRAGAALILAGLVAEGTTEVSGTHHIDRGYVHLAEKLSGLGADIWRISMEESAVPAAKEEALKPEPARSEPSKAEEIRPRFQIQPSWV; encoded by the coding sequence ATGAGCAAATTTATCGTCCGCGGTGGCAACAGATTGACCGGGAGCGTGAAAGTTAGCGGCGCAAAAAATTCCGTACTACCGATCATAGCCGCCTCTCTATTGGCAGAAGAAGGAGTTAGCGTCATTGTGGACGCACCTCCGTTAGACGATGTAATGACGATTAACAAGGTATTGGAATCTCTGGGTGCAGGTATTACATACCAGAACGATGTGATTGAAGTAGATGCCACTAATATTACTTCCTGTGAAGCACCATATGAATGGGTACGCAAAATGAGGGCTTCTTTCCTGGTTATGGGCCCACTCCTGTCCCGTATGGGGCATACTCGTATTTCTCTGCCTGGCGGTTGTGCCATTGGAACTAGGCCAATTGACCAGCACTTGAAGGGTTTTGAAGCGCTTGGAGCCGAGATCAGTCTGGGCCAGGGCTACATCGATGCGAAAAGTAACGGAAGACTGCGCGGAGCCAAGATCTATCTGGATGTGGCCAGCGTAGGTGCGACCGAAAATATAATGATGGCTGCCGCGCTTGCCGAAGGCACCACAGTGATTGAGAATGCGGCTAAAGAGCCGGAGATTGTTGACCTTGCCAATTACCTGAACGGCATGGGCGGCATTGTACGCGGAGCCGGAACCGGAGTCATCCGGATTGAAGGCGTAGAGCGTATGCACGGCGTCAGACATCATGTCATTCCTGACCGGATCGAAGCTGGTACTTATATGGCAGCAGCGGCGATCACAGGCGGCGATGTGTATGTTGAGGGAGCTATTGCCGACCATCTGGGTCCGGTGATTGCCAAGATGGAGGAAATGGGCGTTACGATTATCCCGGATGAGAACGGAGTCCGTGTCATCAGCGACAAGCCGCTGAAGGCTGTCGATCTCAAGACATTACCTTACCCGGGATTCCCGACAGATATGCAGTCACAGATGATGGCGCTGCTGCTCCGCTCAGAAGGAACCAGCGTAGTGACAGAGACCGTCTTCGAGAACCGGTTCATGCATGTGGATGAATTCCACAACATGAACGCGGAGATCAAGATTGAGGGCCGCTCTGCGATCGTGACCGGCAATGCCAGTCTGGTCGGCGCTAAGGTATGTGCTACGGACCTGCGTGCAGGTGCTGCGCTTATTTTGGCAGGACTTGTGGCGGAAGGCACTACAGAAGTTAGCGGAACGCATCACATTGACCGCGGGTATGTGCACCTGGCTGAGAAGCTGTCAGGACTTGGTGCGGACATATGGCGTATTTCCATGGAAGAGTCGGCTGTTCCTGCTGCGAAGGAAGAAGCGCTTAAGCCTGAACCGGCCAGAAGCGAACCCTCCAAAGCCGAAGAGATCAGACCCCGTTTCCAGATTCAGCCGTCTTGGGTATAA
- the atpG gene encoding ATP synthase F1 subunit gamma: MARSMRDIKRQIKSVQNTRQITKAMEMVAASKLRKAQEKAEAARPYSEKLKEVVSSIAAGTQDLQHPMLVSRPVKKTGYLIITSDRGLAGGYNANILRKVTMLIAERHKSKDEYALFVIGRKGRDFLRRREYPIVEEITELSDTPKFADIKSIAYSAVNQFETGVYDEIYICYNRFVNAISQIPTVDRLLPMEGVGEGGHHGASAAYEYEPSPAGVLEVLLPKYAETLIYGALLNGKASELGAKMTAMGSATKNASKMIGELRLTYNRARQAAITQEITEIVAGANAQS; encoded by the coding sequence ATGGCAAGAAGCATGCGTGATATTAAACGTCAAATTAAGAGCGTTCAGAACACCAGACAGATCACCAAAGCGATGGAGATGGTCGCTGCGTCCAAGCTGCGCAAAGCGCAGGAGAAGGCAGAAGCAGCCCGTCCGTATTCAGAGAAGCTGAAAGAGGTCGTCTCGAGTATTGCTGCCGGTACGCAGGATCTCCAGCACCCGATGCTGGTCAGCCGGCCTGTCAAAAAAACAGGTTATTTGATCATCACCTCGGACAGAGGTCTTGCGGGCGGCTACAATGCGAACATTCTGCGTAAAGTAACGATGCTGATCGCAGAACGCCATAAGTCCAAGGATGAGTATGCGCTGTTTGTGATCGGGCGCAAAGGCCGTGACTTTTTGCGGCGCCGTGAATATCCCATTGTAGAAGAAATCACCGAGCTGTCTGATACCCCGAAATTTGCCGACATCAAGTCGATTGCCTATTCGGCGGTGAACCAGTTCGAGACCGGCGTCTATGATGAGATCTACATTTGCTACAACCGGTTCGTTAATGCGATCAGCCAGATTCCGACTGTAGACAGACTTCTGCCTATGGAAGGCGTTGGGGAAGGCGGGCATCACGGAGCATCTGCTGCTTATGAATACGAGCCTTCACCTGCAGGCGTACTGGAGGTTCTGCTTCCGAAATATGCCGAGACTTTAATCTATGGTGCTCTTCTGAACGGCAAGGCCAGTGAGCTGGGAGCCAAAATGACAGCCATGGGCAGTGCAACGAAGAACGCGTCAAAAATGATCGGAGAACTTAGGCTTACGTACAACCGTGCCCGTCAGGCGGCCATTACGCAAGAAATTACCGAGATCGTGGCTGGTGCGAACGCGCAGTCTTAA
- the spoIIID gene encoding sporulation transcriptional regulator SpoIIID — protein sequence MHDYIKERTIKIGRCIVETRHTVRTIAKEFGVSKSTVHKDLTERLPEINPDLADQVKHILEYHKSIRHLRGGEATKIKYKKTTGKKREVAVASKP from the coding sequence GTGCACGATTACATCAAGGAACGTACCATTAAAATCGGACGCTGCATCGTGGAAACCAGGCACACGGTCCGGACCATAGCCAAGGAATTTGGCGTTTCAAAAAGCACGGTGCATAAAGATTTAACCGAACGGCTGCCGGAAATTAATCCGGATCTGGCTGATCAGGTGAAGCACATTCTCGAATATCACAAGTCCATCCGTCATCTTCGGGGGGGAGAAGCCACAAAAATTAAATATAAGAAAACCACAGGTAAGAAGCGTGAGGTTGCCGTAGCCTCAAAGCCATAA
- a CDS encoding F0F1 ATP synthase subunit epsilon — protein sequence MNTFLLEIVTPEHLVYSKQVNSLTVRGVNGELGILPGHIPLVTPLQVAPLSVKADGVTVSIAVHGGFVEVHKDKVTVLAESAELPRDIDVERAEAAKERAERRLKLQSKQDEIDHRRAELALQRAVTRIKVSTGKGQQ from the coding sequence GTGAATACCTTTTTGCTCGAAATAGTTACACCGGAGCATCTGGTCTACTCCAAGCAAGTGAACAGTCTGACGGTACGCGGCGTGAATGGTGAGCTGGGGATTCTCCCGGGACATATTCCGCTCGTCACCCCGCTTCAGGTTGCTCCGCTTAGCGTTAAGGCGGACGGCGTTACAGTCTCCATCGCTGTGCATGGCGGTTTCGTTGAAGTGCACAAAGATAAGGTAACAGTGCTGGCTGAAAGTGCTGAGCTGCCCCGGGATATTGATGTGGAACGCGCTGAAGCGGCTAAGGAACGGGCTGAGCGCCGCCTTAAGCTGCAAAGCAAGCAGGATGAGATCGATCACCGCCGTGCGGAGCTGGCATTACAGCGTGCTGTAACGCGCATCAAAGTTTCGACCGGTAAAGGACAACAGTAA
- a CDS encoding F0F1 ATP synthase subunit delta → MSRDTVVAGRYAKALYSAAVDEGITLQVEEQLKLVVEVLHNDAEVKRFILAPRISQSDKLNVLRGTLQGKVSEAVMNTVQLLVERGRTDIFEELLAKYIKIEGDALGIGYATVYSAYSLNQAEQDSVAVEFSQLTGRKIRVTNVVDTSLLGGLKVLIGDTLYDGSLAGKLTRLEKSFNDKQRR, encoded by the coding sequence ATGAGCCGCGATACGGTAGTTGCCGGGCGCTATGCCAAAGCCTTGTACAGTGCAGCAGTCGATGAAGGCATTACGCTTCAAGTGGAAGAACAGCTCAAATTAGTCGTCGAAGTGCTTCATAATGATGCAGAGGTGAAACGGTTTATCCTGGCACCCCGCATCTCGCAATCCGACAAGCTGAATGTGCTGCGCGGGACACTTCAAGGTAAAGTCTCGGAAGCGGTCATGAACACGGTACAATTATTGGTAGAGCGGGGCAGAACCGATATTTTCGAAGAGTTGCTTGCCAAGTATATCAAGATTGAAGGGGATGCTCTTGGCATTGGCTACGCTACTGTCTATTCCGCTTATTCCCTGAATCAAGCTGAACAGGATAGTGTTGCGGTTGAATTCAGCCAGCTTACCGGCCGTAAGATTCGTGTAACCAATGTTGTCGATACAAGCCTGCTCGGCGGACTGAAGGTCCTAATCGGCGATACGCTGTATGATGGAAGCCTGGCTGGTAAGCTTACGCGTCTTGAGAAATCCTTTAATGATAAGCAAAGAAGATAG
- a CDS encoding DUF1146 family protein yields the protein MNTRLSAELSGAIGTSNMISMIISLICVALSWWALQNLKLDLVIRYPKSPQGRLLHLLLAIVLGHFVSGFLLDYLGWSGLTLRMF from the coding sequence ATGAACACACGCTTATCCGCTGAGTTGTCGGGTGCGATCGGCACCAGCAATATGATATCGATGATTATCTCTTTGATCTGCGTTGCATTATCCTGGTGGGCACTTCAGAACCTTAAGCTGGATTTGGTCATAAGATATCCCAAGAGCCCTCAGGGCAGACTGCTGCACCTGCTCTTGGCGATTGTCCTGGGTCATTTCGTGTCCGGATTTCTGCTTGATTATCTGGGCTGGAGCGGACTTACCCTACGGATGTTTTAA
- the mreB gene encoding rod shape-determining protein MreB, with amino-acid sequence MLSKDIGIDLGTANVLIHVKGRGVVLDEPSVVTLESDTKRVLAVGEQARRMVGRTPGNITTIRPLRDGVIADFAITEMMLKYFIDSVGGRTWYSRPRILICAPTNITSVETKSIREAAERSGAKEVFMEEEPKAAAIGAGMDIYQPSGNMVVDIGGGTTDVAVLSMGDVVTASSIKIAGDKFDDAILRYIKQKYKLLIGERTAEDIKVTIGSVRPGGMKAEMDIRGRDMVSGLPQTLTISSGEVKEALWDPVSSIVAAAKSVLERTPPELSADIIDRGVVLTGGGALLNGLDELLSEQLHVPVWVAEDPMHCVVKGTGIMLDHLDKVVKKKF; translated from the coding sequence ATGCTTAGCAAGGATATCGGAATCGATCTCGGCACAGCCAACGTGCTCATTCATGTCAAGGGAAGGGGAGTCGTTCTGGATGAACCTTCCGTGGTCACACTTGAAAGTGATACGAAGCGGGTCCTTGCGGTTGGTGAACAGGCACGCCGGATGGTCGGGCGGACACCTGGAAATATAACGACGATTCGTCCGCTCCGTGACGGTGTAATCGCCGACTTTGCCATTACGGAAATGATGCTCAAATACTTTATTGACAGCGTTGGCGGCCGGACCTGGTATTCGCGGCCCCGTATTTTGATTTGTGCTCCCACCAATATTACTTCTGTGGAAACGAAGTCCATCCGTGAGGCGGCAGAGCGAAGCGGGGCCAAAGAGGTTTTCATGGAGGAAGAGCCCAAAGCTGCAGCCATAGGCGCAGGAATGGACATTTATCAGCCTAGCGGAAATATGGTCGTCGATATTGGCGGCGGAACGACGGATGTAGCCGTATTGTCCATGGGCGACGTCGTTACCGCCTCTTCCATTAAGATCGCGGGGGACAAGTTCGACGATGCCATTTTAAGATATATTAAACAGAAATATAAGCTCCTGATCGGTGAACGTACAGCGGAGGATATCAAAGTGACCATCGGCTCGGTACGTCCGGGCGGTATGAAGGCAGAGATGGATATCCGCGGGCGTGATATGGTGAGCGGACTGCCCCAGACCCTTACTATTTCATCCGGCGAGGTGAAGGAAGCGCTGTGGGACCCGGTTTCTTCGATTGTGGCTGCGGCCAAGTCGGTGCTGGAGCGTACACCTCCTGAACTGTCGGCAGATATTATTGACCGTGGAGTTGTGCTGACCGGCGGAGGCGCCCTGCTTAACGGACTGGACGAGCTGCTCTCCGAACAACTGCATGTTCCGGTCTGGGTGGCTGAAGACCCGATGCACTGCGTAGTCAAGGGCACGGGAATTATGCTGGATCATTTGGACAAAGTGGTTAAGAAAAAGTTCTAG
- the atpA gene encoding F0F1 ATP synthase subunit alpha yields MGIRPEEISTLIKSQIEQYKADIEVAEIGTVIQVGDGIARVYGLENAMAGELLEFSNGVVGMALNLEESNVGVVILGEYKEIREGDQVKRTGQIMQVPVGEAMLGRVVNALGQPLDGKGPIATTEFRPVEHNAPGVIDRKSVHEPMQTGLKAIDAMVPIGRGQRELIIGDRQTGKTAIAIDAIINQKGNGMKCIYVAIGQKQSTVAQVVETLRRHGALDYTIVVTASASEPSPLLYIAPYAGCAMGEYFMYKGEHVLVIYDDLSKQASAYRELSLLLRRPPGREAFPGDVFYLHSRLLERAAKLSDALGGGSLTALPFIETQASDVSAYIPTNVISITDGQIFLESDLFNSGQRPAINVGISVSRVGGSAQIKAMKKVAGSLRLDLAQYRELQAFSQFGSDLDKSTQARLNRGARMMEILKQGVNQPLGVEHQVVSLYTAVKGHLDDIPVKDVKRFEKEFLAFIDSSGAAILKSITDTKDLTADNEAALKEAIDKFKRGFATS; encoded by the coding sequence TTGGGCATCAGACCTGAAGAGATCAGCACTTTGATCAAAAGTCAAATTGAGCAATATAAAGCCGATATCGAAGTGGCCGAAATCGGCACCGTCATTCAAGTCGGCGACGGTATCGCCCGTGTCTACGGTCTGGAAAACGCAATGGCAGGGGAACTGCTGGAGTTCTCCAACGGGGTAGTGGGCATGGCGCTTAACCTGGAAGAAAGCAACGTCGGTGTTGTTATTCTGGGTGAATACAAAGAGATCCGCGAAGGTGATCAGGTTAAACGTACCGGACAGATCATGCAGGTTCCGGTTGGCGAAGCCATGCTGGGCCGCGTAGTCAATGCACTGGGCCAGCCGCTTGACGGCAAGGGACCGATCGCTACTACAGAATTCCGTCCGGTTGAACATAATGCACCGGGGGTTATCGACCGTAAGTCGGTACACGAACCGATGCAGACGGGTCTTAAGGCTATCGATGCTATGGTGCCAATCGGCCGCGGACAACGCGAGCTCATCATTGGTGACCGTCAGACAGGTAAGACAGCAATCGCAATTGATGCGATTATCAACCAGAAGGGCAACGGGATGAAGTGTATCTATGTTGCTATCGGACAAAAACAATCTACTGTAGCACAGGTAGTAGAAACCCTCCGCCGTCATGGCGCGCTGGATTACACTATCGTTGTAACCGCGTCGGCTTCCGAGCCTTCTCCGCTGCTCTACATTGCTCCGTACGCAGGCTGCGCTATGGGCGAATACTTCATGTACAAGGGCGAGCATGTGCTTGTCATTTATGATGACCTGTCCAAGCAGGCTTCGGCTTACCGCGAATTGTCCCTGCTGCTCCGCCGTCCACCGGGCCGTGAAGCCTTCCCAGGTGACGTATTCTATCTGCACTCCCGTCTGCTGGAACGTGCGGCTAAGCTTAGTGATGCGCTTGGTGGTGGTTCATTAACCGCGCTGCCATTCATCGAAACACAGGCTTCTGACGTATCGGCTTACATTCCAACGAACGTAATTTCGATCACAGACGGCCAAATCTTCCTGGAATCTGACCTGTTCAACTCCGGTCAGCGTCCGGCGATCAACGTTGGTATCTCCGTATCCCGTGTAGGGGGCTCCGCACAGATCAAAGCCATGAAGAAGGTCGCCGGTTCCCTGCGTCTGGATCTGGCTCAATACCGTGAGCTTCAAGCCTTCTCCCAGTTCGGCTCCGATCTGGACAAATCAACACAGGCCCGTCTGAACCGCGGTGCACGTATGATGGAGATCCTGAAACAGGGCGTGAACCAGCCGCTTGGCGTTGAACATCAAGTGGTTAGTCTGTACACCGCTGTCAAAGGACATCTGGATGATATTCCTGTCAAGGACGTTAAGCGTTTCGAGAAGGAATTCCTGGCCTTTATCGACAGCAGTGGAGCTGCCATCCTGAAATCCATCACGGATACCAAGGATCTGACAGCAGACAACGAAGCTGCTCTTAAGGAAGCCATCGACAAATTCAAAAGAGGCTTTGCTACAAGCTAA
- the atpD gene encoding F0F1 ATP synthase subunit beta — MNKGRVVSIMGPVVDIEFERGQLPQIFNAIKIVASLSDGRNMDLTLEVSNHLGDNLVRCIAMSSTDGLVRGIDAIDQGAPISVPVGEATLGRVFNVLGNPIDNGAEVVAARNPIHRLAPTFDELSTQAEVLETGIKVIDLLAPYAKGGKIGLFGGAGVGKTVTIQELINNIAQEHGGISVFAGVGERTREGNDLYHEMTDSGVIKKTAMVFGQMNEPPGARLRVALTGLTMAEYFRDVEGRDTLLFIDNIFRFTQAGSEVSALLGRMPSAVGYQPTLATEMGQLQERITSTKKGSVTSIQAIYVPADDYTDPAPATAFAHLDATTNLERKISEKGIFPAVDPLASSSRMLAPEIVGEEHYNVAQGVKQLLQRYTELQDIIAILGMDELSEEDKVIVSRARKVERFLSQPFHVAEQFTGFKGKYVPIKETVRSFKEILEGKHDDLPEVAFLFVGTIEEAVEKAKTL, encoded by the coding sequence ATGAACAAAGGACGCGTTGTGAGCATTATGGGTCCGGTTGTCGATATTGAATTTGAACGCGGCCAGTTGCCGCAGATATTCAACGCCATCAAAATTGTTGCGAGCCTCAGCGATGGCCGCAACATGGATCTGACTCTTGAAGTTTCCAATCATCTTGGAGATAACCTGGTGCGCTGTATCGCCATGTCGTCTACAGATGGACTGGTGCGCGGTATTGATGCGATTGACCAGGGAGCGCCGATCTCGGTTCCTGTGGGTGAAGCAACACTGGGCCGCGTATTTAACGTACTTGGTAATCCAATTGATAACGGAGCTGAAGTGGTAGCTGCAAGAAACCCGATTCACCGTCTGGCTCCTACCTTTGATGAGTTGTCAACTCAGGCAGAGGTTCTGGAGACCGGGATTAAAGTTATCGACTTGCTGGCCCCTTATGCCAAGGGCGGTAAAATCGGCCTGTTCGGCGGTGCCGGCGTTGGTAAAACAGTAACCATCCAGGAATTGATCAACAACATCGCACAGGAGCACGGCGGGATCTCCGTATTCGCCGGCGTTGGCGAGCGGACACGTGAGGGGAATGACCTCTATCACGAAATGACCGATTCCGGCGTTATCAAAAAAACGGCGATGGTCTTCGGACAAATGAATGAGCCTCCGGGCGCGCGTCTGCGCGTAGCACTGACCGGTCTGACCATGGCGGAATATTTCCGTGATGTGGAAGGCCGTGATACGCTGCTCTTTATCGATAACATCTTCCGCTTCACCCAGGCGGGTTCCGAAGTATCGGCCCTGCTAGGCCGGATGCCTTCTGCGGTAGGTTACCAGCCTACACTGGCTACAGAAATGGGCCAATTGCAGGAGCGGATTACGTCCACGAAGAAAGGCTCTGTTACATCTATCCAGGCGATCTATGTACCTGCGGATGACTATACTGACCCTGCACCGGCTACGGCGTTTGCCCACTTGGATGCAACGACCAACCTGGAACGTAAAATTTCCGAAAAAGGGATCTTCCCTGCGGTTGACCCGCTCGCTTCCAGCTCGCGGATGCTGGCACCGGAAATTGTCGGCGAAGAGCACTATAACGTGGCACAAGGCGTTAAGCAGCTGCTGCAGCGTTATACCGAGCTTCAGGATATCATTGCCATCCTGGGTATGGATGAGCTGAGTGAAGAGGATAAGGTGATTGTATCCCGCGCCCGTAAGGTTGAGCGCTTCCTGTCCCAGCCGTTCCACGTAGCAGAGCAGTTCACTGGCTTCAAAGGCAAATACGTGCCGATCAAAGAAACCGTACGCAGCTTCAAGGAAATCCTGGAAGGTAAGCATGATGATCTTCCGGAAGTAGCGTTCCTGTTCGTAGGCACGATTGAAGAAGCCGTGGAAAAAGCGAAAACATTGTAA